Within the Periplaneta americana isolate PAMFEO1 chromosome 6, P.americana_PAMFEO1_priV1, whole genome shotgun sequence genome, the region aataacaatgaaTGATTTGATATTTTCCGTCAATGACGTAACATCTTGTATATAGATGtaaacctttatattacatatttattctaggtactagccgtacccgtgcgctccgctgcacccgttagaaataaatataaagtaattacataattaaaataggacatttgatccagggaacattcgtgtttgaaagaaggataaatcgtttaatatgttacttcttaatttaaattgcatccaaataattaaaatgcgatcattttggtccagagacactcatttggtgcaatgacaattcctttaacatctttcttaatttttattacatgcaaccatagtttaatgaagattgacatcatttagattcaatgtgtatattttattttacttgttataggtttccattgaattatggtaataacttaattttaacccttgttttctatgtattcagtaaatggcgcttggcccactatggttctgaacccttcaaataacttaaattatattacatattatattatattatattatattatattatattatattatattatattatattatattatattatatcagaagttactgtaataacattatagcattatgtccatctagagaaactacactttccaatggtgaaataataattaattatgcaaatcggttaatttagcttccgatattacttcatacaaacacagaaacattctctgtaggctatctttcatagctttcgattgttgctgtccaaggcctcttatagacgaagtcatttgctttttaattcattacacggccttagatggcagttattttaattttaaaactcatttatgtcattaaatatcagtcctatcaaaatttttaaggaataaaacttatcgcaaattatttttaaagaaacgtttgttatgtaacatttttcataaaaatcaataataagcgagatatttcgatttatttaattcagtcccccttataacccccttttcaaataatatattttgaatgccatatagcctaaaatctaagttacaacgaagttaatttatattccaattttcatcgaaatccgttcagccattatcgtgtgaaaaggtaacaaacatacagacagacagacagacagacatacaaacaaacaaaaatttcaaaaaagcaattttcggtttcagggtggttaattatatatgttaggaccaattatttttggaaaatcaaaaattaccagaaaaatgtcggctacatatttattattagtatagtttAACGTTTTCGTCGTACCGAACGACATCATCAAATACATGATtggaaaacaatataataatcttTTATTTTGTATACCATATACCcttattatcaataattaaaaCCTTAAACTAATGtgcataattaatataaaagtaggcctacaagtctTCATagtttaagaatattaaaatttgggAAATATCATATAACGTGTTATGTATGAAGACTTACAAATTTGGCTGTTTTTTCACACAACTTGCTTACACACAGATTTGACTGTCTTTGACTGTCTAGAAAAATGAagcgcataagatttgctgctgatatggcgttgttagcagaagaggagatgatactaaaggatatgctacaggagctaaatgacagcttgagcagtatggtatgaagataaatgcaaacaacacgaagaccatggtcataggaagaaaaataaagaaggtaaacttgcgaattttaaacgagacagtagagcaagtgaacagctacaaatacttgggatgtactataagcagtaaaatgagctgctgccaggaagtcaaagtgaggaataacaatggcaaagaaagcttttaagaGAAAAAGGGGCACCTTCTGCGGATcttagaaaaagaactaaggaagagactagtgaagtgtttttgtggagtgtggcattgtatggacattacgacgaggtgaagagaaactaatagaagcatttgaaatgtggatatagagaagaatggagcgtgtgaagtggacagaaagaGTAAGAAAcgatgctgtgttggaaagagagagagtaaagaaagaatgatttgaaactgatcagaaagagaaaaaggaattggttgggtcactggttgagaagaaactgcctgctgaaggatgcactggaaggaatggtgaacgggagaagagttcggggcagaagaaggtatcagatgatagacgacattaaggtatgtggattatatgcggagactaagagaaaggcagaaaataggaaagattggagatagctaagtttgcagtgaaagacctgtccatgggcaaaacacttatgtatgtgtgtaGCAGAAGCAATATAACAGTATTAAGCCAGGTTACTAAAGTAAACAACGCCcttataatttcaagaaaaaaataatgaatatttattcACTCCACCAACATTTGTATCACATCAACAAGCACTAATAACTATTTAGAAACATTTTCAGGATATCAAATTGATCAATTATTCACAATTTATGATGGAAATAACTCAAATCACTATTTTCTATCAGATCACATATCATGGCCTTAAACTCCATTTCCATTTTCCTATATTcttacagcttgtccaagtcaagtctgcgagtggggatatcgggatggaatgtagaggcaaaacacagttgccacatagatcccttgacgctcagatttcaacgtgtggaCATCGTtcaaaatacactacggagcgcacgcattttttgtccttgtcttcagataaaggcaacagttacgctgtcccccagcctcccccctcatgcaactttatctcctacgcccacgctggccaatcagaacgccaaaacttactgtcaagcagaagtagaagtacagtctatttcaaagcgtcttaaattgttaccgctctatgaactgaagcgcagtaggaaaactttgcttcatatgagactgtactggtctcctctcgttaccgcctcctttcactacagaactgcctccaacttcccctctcggctcgcagacttaacttggtcgagctgtaatcTTGATCTGAATAGATGTATCTCTGGGATTTTGCCTTCAAACTAAGCCTCTTCTGCCACTGGATCCTTTGCTTCCACACCTGTACCTGGCGCCAGAAGATCAACATCAAAAATGGCCTGCATAATTTCCTCGAACGGATCCCGTGTCCTATCAGGATCTGGGTTTTCTATGTATCTGGCCCATGCTTCTCCAGCTTTCTCGCACACTCGTAAGACCTCTGGCTGCAATTCCCCTGTCTCAGTTAGAATCTTCACCTCCTTCAAGAAGGAGTGTCTTGCGGCATCAGTAAACACTTGATTGTTGCGAGCAACCTGCAGGTAATATTTCATCTTATCAATTTTGGTTTTGGTTTTCTTCTTGTTGATTATGTCGTCAAACTGCCACGCTACCCACAAGGCCAAGTCAACCAATTTGGGAGCATAAGAGTAGTTCATTTCATCTCTTGGGATTAAAGCAGGCATTTCAGTTCCAAAGAGGCACATGGGAACTGATTCATTCTCGTCAAGTAACATGTTGTAGGGAACCAAAGGTTTGATCACGTCCTTGTACAGCATCCAACATGTGTCAGCAGCAAAAGCAGATGCTACTCGAGGCAAGGTGACAACCTCTGGACCCATGTTCCTAAGAGTCCATGGTTTAAAAGGAATTCGATATCTGGATAGCAAATTCCCAAAGTGTTCTGCAACGTTCTTGTCCAGATACCGCCGCTGTTTCTCAAAATTCACGCCTCTGTCGTATAGAAATTTTATAAGCCACTTAGTATCATTCTTCACCCGCTTTCTTGCAAAGCCGTCTTCATTCTTGGATATATCCTTGTAAGATATCTTCCCGGATGGCTTGTTAAACTCATATGTAGGTATGTCAGGTGCCCGAGCTGCCAGTTCAACCATTCTTCTAACTAGTTTTACTGCATCAAAGCCTTCACCTCGTCTATctccatcaaaatctgaaaatttgtacagttttaaaaacataattctatatgaaataataaaattctggCTCTTTGCGCTATCGTAAATTTGATTTTCAATATATTAGTCAAAGGGATTTAACGGGGAATGCTAGCATTTAACTACACTGAGAAGCGTATTAAGTTTGGAAAATGCAAATCAAAGAATATTTTCCGTAAAAATACAGACATATAGCCTACAGTATTATGGATTGTGGTAGTGGCAGTAAGCACTATAAAAAGATATCTGGAAAGAGACGAACATAGCTATTCAAATATTTgtgtagagcaggcatgtcaattaatgcccataggagcaagcgcgcgctttagagcccaggagagcctgagcgctttacagcggaaaggaaagagacagacgaaagaggtggtatatgccgcttggtcgagttatattcagggatggccagcactgattcaatagataaagggaagagaattattaaaactgtatccatattaatttttagatttgcctgacaagtataagtgcattataggaatgtaagttttaattttaatgctcatttttcacaagtttgatttttttattcaaaagaaatattttctcaacttttcgtatagaaaagtgaaattttcaggtataggcctatttatttagtagccttacataatgttttcgtaaatctaatatgccatatatacgtattactgaagatagtgtattgaaaattttggaaatattcgcatggaaattgtttgtaaggaaatgaattaacaaagcaactactgttacatcataagcaaaagatacgtgcacatgtgttgtaaaaatgtcagctctatagcttcagcagatttcgagaaaataatttaatattctgatgataggaagttgctcacaaatatcaccttaaaagcatattgcgataagaattttgttatggaatattagttacacttaaaacatatacagcacctaggtaactttgctttgtactgtaatattgttttgattactttattgattacttttgtaaggctaaagataccatcaatataaattccaacttatcatgtcatactcaatctctttctttggaatgtcactttctttatgaatgatgtgtttcatccacttaatacagtataatattatactactatggaatttaagtgaatattcctcttaactctctattatgttattaagattaaaacacaagtgcaatattaagaaatcagtgttagtacttttgttttacagacaatatagataatattaaacagatagaagccatataaaaataacgacataaaatttcacgttccgtttgaagtttgtgcaccactgttttcttaatccagcaggttgcttattcatataggctacacaacccttcctctttccatatttagcccttgctgcccgcgcacgacgtcaaggtcggaaaaatgcgcttgctttgacatcactggtgtagagTATTCCATGAAGATCACaagaaacttgattcttttagGCCTACTCCCAAATACGAAATTTATGCACCAATTTTTACACACCCACAACATCAATATATTCGAAGCGATATAAAACTTCTTGGAACTGGAAATGTCAGAAAATAACACATTCGCTCCTTTTACCATCCATAGATCCTCTCCAAAACACATACGGTCTTACTATAATTATACAGACCTTTAACTGTCTTGTACTTACACagcgaatagctcgtttataagtcgtgtgcaaattcctgactaataatcactacttACGTCGTGTATAgcaatacaactgttacacagctacgtcatagtttcgtcattattttattactaaaattaATAGAATAACTGAGATCCTCTATCGCATCCGATAGTATGCGGTAGTGTGCCGCGTTAAGTGTCGTTAGTattggatcgacagagaggtgcagacggctgtcaaacgctggttccgatcccaggccgccgacttctacgacacaaggatacaaaaattgatcccatggtataacaaatgtctcaattccagtaggggatatgttgaaaaatagtgctacaattgctgtattttttcaataaatatttccatgcaactgtgcttttttctgtaaacggccccagggaaaatcactttctggacggcctcgtaattgcggtcgagtggccaaaatttgtataagcacttcctttgacattattaacattgtgggagaaaaaatttaactttttatcaGTCCTCATCAGCTACGCTCGTTAGGTACGACAGTAAACCGCAGTCATGTGGTAAGACGACGGAAAGAAATCAAGAAGATCGTAGAATTGTAAAGTTCACAAATACTGTACATTATAGCCTAGTAAGACATTATGTAGATATAATCATGACAATGGTAAACATGATTGGAAATGAAGGCTAGATTATGTCTTATTCTTTAAACTCAGAGGAGTACTTATTTCTGACCGATGACCATcattctaaaggctggttcacaataaacagagaACGGAAGCGACAAAGGGAACGAGAAcggatatattgttaaaataaatgtatttaaatgtgagcattcacaatagttaattgtgtattctcacatttaaataaatttattttaacaatatttccgttgtcgtttacattcccggtttattgtaaaccagccttaacATGAATGCAGCGCAGGTAGGAGCCCCGGGTAAAGCCTAGaatttttaattgaatattacacttatactacgtcatactacgtttgaccaataaaacggtacgaaagaacgtctttcaaccaatcatggctgcttatcacacaattttatcactttcctagcatttgttcctttgccaacatttcaaactgtaagtTCTTTAcgatattataaaacatgctttgcgatcgtcatttgtttcccgcatagacatTCGACTGAAAATGACAGCTCCGTTCAAGcgttttggtgaagataacattagtg harbors:
- the LOC138701967 gene encoding uncharacterized protein isoform X1, with product MATSVINDFDGDRRGEGFDAVKLVRRMVELAARAPDIPTYEFNKPSGKISYKDISKNEDGFARKRVKNDTKWLIKFLYDRGVNFEKQRRYLDKNVAEHFGNLLSRYRIPFKPWTLRNMGPEVVTLPRVASAFAADTCWMLYKDVIKPLVPYNMLLDENESVPMCLFGTEMPALIPRDEMNYSYAPKLVDLALWVAWQFDDIINKKKTKTKIDKMKYYLQVARNNQVFTDAARHSFLKEVKILTETGELQPEVLRVCEKAGEAWARYIENPDPDRTRDPFEEIMQAIFDVDLLAPGTGVEAKDPVAEEA
- the LOC138701967 gene encoding uncharacterized protein isoform X2, with amino-acid sequence MVELAARAPDIPTYEFNKPSGKISYKDISKNEDGFARKRVKNDTKWLIKFLYDRGVNFEKQRRYLDKNVAEHFGNLLSRYRIPFKPWTLRNMGPEVVTLPRVASAFAADTCWMLYKDVIKPLVPYNMLLDENESVPMCLFGTEMPALIPRDEMNYSYAPKLVDLALWVAWQFDDIINKKKTKTKIDKMKYYLQVARNNQVFTDAARHSFLKEVKILTETGELQPEVLRVCEKAGEAWARYIENPDPDRTRDPFEEIMQAIFDVDLLAPGTGVEAKDPVAEEA